A genomic segment from Ramlibacter agri encodes:
- the trxB gene encoding thioredoxin-disulfide reductase — protein MSNKHAKVLILGSGPAGYTAAVYAARANLKPLLITGLAQGGQLMTTTEVDNWPADVHGVQGPELMQRFLEHAERFKTEIVFDHVNKVDLSKRPFTLTGDSGTYTGDALIIATGASAQYLGLPSESEFSGRGVSACATCDGFFYRDQVTCVIGGGNTAVEEALYLSNIAKKVYLVHRRDKFRAEPILVDKLMEKVQQGKIELKLFKTLDEVLGDQSGVTGVRLKDTKTGATEDVTLQGCFIAIGHKPNTDIFQGQLEMKDGYIITKGGLNGFATMTSVPGVFAAGDVQDHVYRQAITSAGTGCMAALDSQRFLEQEE, from the coding sequence ATGAGCAACAAACACGCCAAAGTCCTGATCCTCGGTTCCGGCCCTGCCGGCTATACCGCAGCCGTCTACGCCGCGCGCGCCAACCTCAAGCCGCTTCTTATCACGGGTTTGGCCCAAGGGGGGCAACTTATGACGACGACGGAGGTCGACAACTGGCCCGCCGACGTCCATGGCGTGCAGGGCCCGGAGCTCATGCAACGCTTCCTGGAGCACGCCGAGCGCTTCAAGACCGAGATCGTGTTCGACCACGTCAACAAGGTCGACCTGTCCAAGCGGCCCTTCACGCTCACCGGCGACAGCGGCACCTACACTGGTGACGCCCTGATCATCGCCACCGGCGCGTCGGCGCAATACCTGGGCCTGCCGTCCGAATCGGAGTTCTCCGGCCGCGGCGTCAGCGCCTGCGCCACCTGCGACGGCTTCTTCTACCGCGACCAGGTCACCTGCGTCATCGGCGGCGGCAACACCGCGGTCGAAGAAGCGCTGTACCTCTCCAACATCGCGAAGAAGGTCTACCTGGTGCACCGCCGCGACAAGTTCCGCGCGGAGCCGATCCTGGTGGACAAGCTGATGGAGAAAGTCCAGCAAGGCAAGATCGAACTGAAGCTGTTCAAGACCCTGGACGAAGTGCTGGGCGACCAGAGCGGCGTCACCGGCGTGCGCCTGAAGGACACCAAGACCGGCGCGACCGAGGACGTGACGCTCCAGGGCTGCTTCATCGCCATCGGCCACAAGCCCAACACCGACATCTTCCAGGGCCAGCTGGAGATGAAGGACGGCTACATCATCACCAAGGGCGGCCTCAACGGCTTCGCCACCATGACCAGCGTCCCGGGCGTGTTCGCCGCCGGCGACGTGCAGGACCACGTGTACCGCCAGGCCATCACCAGCGCCGGCACGGGCTGCATGGCGGCCCTGGATTCCCAGCGCTTCCTCGAGCAGGAAGAGTAA
- a CDS encoding carbonic anhydrase: MTAAAASCSADEALQRLKEGNARFIAGQARFPTVQKEVLADLAKGQQPYATVLGCSDSRVPPELVFDASFGELFVVRVAGNVLGPSILGTLQYAGSHLNTPLFVVMGHQGCGAVEAALASRYRGVSHGARIQVLLENIQPALEGLDGSQPPELLLERAVEANVRHAVEAIQAMPEAADARERGMRLVGAVYHLESGRVRFLE, from the coding sequence ATGACTGCCGCTGCCGCGTCCTGCTCCGCCGACGAGGCTCTGCAGCGCCTGAAAGAGGGCAATGCGCGCTTCATCGCCGGGCAGGCGCGTTTCCCGACGGTGCAAAAAGAGGTGCTGGCCGACCTGGCGAAAGGCCAGCAGCCTTATGCCACCGTTCTGGGCTGCAGCGACAGCCGGGTGCCGCCCGAACTGGTGTTCGACGCATCCTTCGGCGAGCTGTTCGTCGTCCGGGTGGCTGGCAATGTGCTGGGGCCCTCGATCCTGGGGACGCTGCAGTACGCCGGCAGCCACCTGAACACGCCCCTCTTCGTGGTGATGGGGCACCAGGGTTGCGGCGCCGTCGAGGCGGCGCTCGCCAGCCGCTACCGCGGCGTTTCCCACGGAGCCCGAATCCAGGTCCTGCTGGAAAACATCCAGCCGGCCCTGGAGGGCCTCGATGGCTCGCAGCCGCCGGAGCTGCTGCTGGAACGGGCGGTGGAGGCGAACGTGCGCCATGCGGTAGAGGCAATCCAGGCCATGCCCGAGGCGGCGGACGCGCGGGAGCGCGGCATGCGGCTCGTCGGGGCCGTGTACCACCTGGAGTCGGGCCGCGTTCGCTTCCTGGAATGA
- a CDS encoding DesA family fatty acid desaturase, producing the protein MLLPDWAVLNAAIDWLAHGLWDLSWWQIVLYTLATTHITIAAVTIFLHRTQAHRAMDLHAIPSHFFRFWLWLGTGMVTKEWVAIHRKHHAKCETVDDPHSPQTRGIDAVLWRGAEMYRAEAKNMETMAKFGHGTPNDWIERNLYTRYSWQGVGVMLILNLALFGAVGAAVWAVQMLWIPITAAGIINGIGHYWGYRNFEAPDASTNISPWGVIIGGEELHNNHHTYPTSAKFAVKKYEFDIGWVYISLMRKIGWATVKKVPPKLVLGAIKPVADEKTLEAVIANRYEVMAGYAREMKRACKAEISALQQKGGDSALLKSAKRWLHRDDDKVPAAARPQLAQARAAHPVLDKMVTMREELRQMWMNTSHSREQLAVDLQAWCRRAEESGIEALRQFSLKLRAAHA; encoded by the coding sequence ATGTTGCTTCCCGACTGGGCCGTCCTGAACGCGGCGATCGACTGGCTCGCCCACGGTCTTTGGGATCTGTCCTGGTGGCAGATCGTGCTGTACACGCTCGCCACGACCCACATCACGATCGCGGCCGTGACCATCTTCCTGCACCGGACGCAAGCGCACCGGGCGATGGACCTGCACGCCATCCCGTCGCACTTTTTCCGTTTCTGGCTGTGGCTGGGCACGGGCATGGTGACCAAGGAATGGGTCGCCATCCACCGCAAGCACCACGCCAAGTGCGAAACCGTGGATGACCCGCACAGCCCGCAGACCCGCGGCATCGACGCCGTGCTGTGGCGCGGTGCCGAGATGTACCGCGCGGAAGCCAAGAACATGGAAACCATGGCCAAGTTCGGCCACGGCACGCCCAACGACTGGATCGAGCGCAACCTGTACACCCGCTACAGCTGGCAGGGCGTCGGCGTCATGCTGATCCTGAACCTGGCCCTGTTCGGCGCCGTCGGCGCGGCCGTGTGGGCCGTGCAGATGCTGTGGATCCCGATCACCGCCGCCGGCATCATCAACGGCATCGGCCACTACTGGGGCTACCGCAACTTCGAGGCGCCGGACGCCAGCACGAACATTTCGCCCTGGGGCGTCATCATCGGCGGCGAGGAACTGCACAACAACCACCACACGTACCCGACCTCGGCCAAGTTCGCCGTGAAGAAGTACGAGTTCGACATCGGCTGGGTCTACATCAGCCTCATGCGCAAGATCGGCTGGGCCACCGTCAAGAAGGTCCCGCCGAAGCTGGTGCTGGGCGCGATCAAGCCCGTGGCCGACGAGAAGACGCTGGAGGCGGTCATCGCCAACCGCTACGAGGTGATGGCCGGCTACGCCCGCGAAATGAAGCGCGCCTGCAAGGCCGAGATCTCCGCGCTGCAGCAGAAGGGTGGCGACTCCGCGCTGCTGAAGTCGGCCAAGCGCTGGCTGCACCGTGACGACGACAAGGTGCCGGCCGCCGCCCGCCCGCAGCTGGCCCAGGCCCGCGCCGCCCACCCGGTGCTGGACAAGATGGTCACCATGCGCGAAGAGCTGCGCCAGATGTGGATGAACACCAGCCACTCGCGCGAGCAGCTGGCCGTCGACCTGCAGGCCTGGTGCCGCCGCGCCGAGGAAAGCGGGATCGAGGCCCTGCGCCAGTTCTCGCTGAAGCTGCGCGCCGCGCACGCCTGA
- a CDS encoding RsmB/NOP family class I SAM-dependent RNA methyltransferase has product MHPKALLEACADLVREVLKLEHPADAVVSRFFRDHRNLGPRERATLAETAYGVLRRKLLYEFLARSGSGPRERRLAILGFAGPREFLLSALNEDEKAWLKACDAVPAAELQDRHRHNLPDWLVTALQEQLGEAEFWSLAESLMLPAPLDLRVNALTDKREDVRQELQLAGIHAKLTPYSPWGLRVDGKPALTKLDAFARGAIEVQDEGSQLLALITDARRGQMVVDFCAGAGGKTLALGAAMRSTGRLYAFDVSAHRLDALKPRLARSKLSNVHPAAIAHERDERIKRLAGKIDRVIVDAPCSGLGTLRRNPDLKWRQDPQAVGELTAKQTAILESAARLLKPGGRLVYATCSVLRAENEGIAEAFGLAHPQFRPVPVRELLEHGKVAGAASLCSGEEGRYLRLWPDRHATDGFFAAAWERV; this is encoded by the coding sequence ATGCATCCCAAAGCCCTGCTGGAGGCCTGCGCCGACCTGGTCCGCGAAGTCCTCAAACTGGAACACCCGGCCGACGCCGTCGTCTCGCGCTTTTTCCGAGACCATCGCAACCTCGGCCCGCGTGAACGCGCCACCCTGGCCGAAACCGCCTACGGCGTGCTGCGGCGCAAGCTGCTGTACGAATTCCTGGCCCGCTCCGGCAGCGGCCCGCGCGAGCGCCGGCTGGCCATCCTGGGCTTCGCCGGCCCGCGCGAGTTCCTGCTGTCGGCCCTGAACGAGGACGAAAAGGCCTGGCTCAAGGCCTGCGACGCCGTGCCCGCGGCGGAACTGCAGGACCGCCACCGCCACAACCTGCCGGACTGGCTGGTCACGGCGCTGCAGGAGCAGCTGGGCGAGGCGGAGTTCTGGTCGCTGGCCGAAAGCCTGATGCTGCCGGCGCCGCTGGACCTGCGCGTGAACGCGCTCACGGACAAGCGCGAGGACGTGCGGCAGGAGCTGCAGCTGGCCGGCATCCACGCCAAGCTGACGCCGTATTCGCCCTGGGGCCTGCGGGTGGACGGCAAGCCGGCCCTGACCAAGCTGGACGCCTTCGCCCGCGGCGCCATCGAGGTGCAGGACGAGGGTTCGCAACTGCTGGCCCTGATCACCGACGCCCGGCGCGGGCAGATGGTGGTGGATTTCTGCGCCGGAGCCGGCGGCAAGACGCTGGCGCTGGGCGCGGCGATGCGCAGTACCGGCCGGCTCTACGCCTTCGACGTGTCGGCCCACCGGCTGGACGCGCTGAAGCCGCGGCTGGCGCGCAGCAAGCTGTCCAACGTGCACCCGGCGGCCATCGCCCACGAGCGCGACGAGCGGATCAAGCGGCTGGCCGGCAAGATCGACCGGGTGATCGTGGACGCGCCGTGTTCCGGCCTGGGAACCTTGCGCCGGAATCCGGATCTCAAGTGGAGGCAGGATCCGCAAGCCGTGGGCGAATTGACCGCCAAGCAGACGGCCATCCTGGAAAGCGCGGCGCGCCTGCTGAAACCGGGCGGGCGCCTCGTCTACGCCACTTGCAGCGTGCTGCGGGCGGAAAACGAGGGGATCGCCGAGGCTTTCGGCCTGGCTCACCCGCAGTTCCGGCCGGTGCCGGTGCGGGAATTGCTGGAACACGGCAAGGTGGCGGGGGCGGCCAGCCTCTGCAGCGGAGAAGAGGGCCGTTACCTGCGCTTGTGGCCGGACCGGCACGCGACGGACGGTTTCTTCGCGGCCGCATGGGAGCGGGTCTAG
- a CDS encoding acyl-CoA dehydrogenase family protein, with amino-acid sequence MDLAFTPEEQKFREDIRAWVRETLPQDIAHKVHNALHLTRDDMQRWAKILGKKGWLGYGWPKQFGGPGWSAVQKHLFEEELALAGAPRIVPFGPVMVAPVIMAFGSPEQQKRFLPGIASGEVWWSQGYSEPGSGSDLASLKTRAERKGDKFIVNGQKTWTTLAQYGEWIFCLVRTSTEGKPQTGISFLLIDMKTPGITVRPIIMLDGGHEVNEVFFDNVEVPAENLIGEENKGWTYAKHLLSHERTNIADVNRAKRELERLKRIARSEGVYDDRRFRDEIAKLEVDVVALEMLVLRVLSAEKSGKNPLDIAGLLKIKGSEIQQRYSELMMLAAGPYAIPFIREAMEAGYQGDYVGAAALAPLAATYFNMRKTTIYGGSNEVQRNIVAQTVLG; translated from the coding sequence ATGGACCTTGCCTTCACCCCTGAAGAACAGAAATTCCGGGAGGACATCCGCGCCTGGGTGCGCGAGACCCTGCCGCAGGACATCGCGCACAAGGTGCACAACGCCCTCCACCTGACCCGCGACGACATGCAGCGCTGGGCGAAGATCCTGGGCAAGAAGGGCTGGCTGGGCTACGGCTGGCCCAAGCAGTTCGGCGGCCCCGGCTGGAGCGCCGTGCAGAAGCACCTGTTCGAGGAAGAACTGGCGCTGGCCGGCGCACCGCGCATCGTGCCCTTCGGCCCGGTGATGGTGGCCCCGGTCATCATGGCCTTCGGCTCGCCCGAGCAGCAGAAGCGCTTCCTCCCCGGCATCGCCAGCGGCGAAGTCTGGTGGAGCCAGGGCTACAGCGAGCCGGGCTCGGGCTCCGACCTGGCTTCGCTGAAGACGCGCGCCGAGCGCAAGGGCGACAAGTTCATCGTCAACGGCCAGAAGACCTGGACCACGCTGGCCCAGTACGGCGAGTGGATCTTCTGCCTGGTGCGCACCTCCACCGAAGGCAAGCCGCAGACCGGCATCTCCTTCCTGCTGATCGACATGAAGACGCCCGGCATCACGGTGCGTCCGATCATCATGCTCGATGGCGGCCACGAGGTGAACGAGGTGTTCTTCGACAACGTCGAAGTGCCGGCCGAGAACCTGATCGGCGAAGAGAACAAGGGCTGGACCTACGCCAAGCACCTGCTTTCGCACGAGCGCACCAACATCGCCGACGTCAACCGCGCCAAGCGCGAGCTGGAACGGCTGAAGCGCATCGCCAGGAGCGAAGGCGTGTACGACGACCGCCGCTTCCGCGACGAGATCGCCAAGCTGGAAGTGGACGTGGTGGCGCTGGAAATGCTGGTGCTGCGCGTGCTGTCCGCCGAGAAATCCGGCAAGAACCCGCTGGACATCGCCGGCCTGCTGAAGATCAAGGGCAGCGAGATCCAGCAGCGCTATTCCGAGCTGATGATGCTGGCCGCCGGCCCCTATGCCATCCCCTTCATCCGCGAGGCGATGGAAGCCGGTTACCAGGGCGACTACGTGGGCGCCGCCGCCCTGGCGCCGCTGGCCGCCACCTACTTCAACATGCGCAAGACCACCATCTACGGCGGTTCCAACGAAGTGCAGCGCAACATCGTCGCCCAGACGGTGCTGGGCTGA
- a CDS encoding YceH family protein, which yields MEALTLTEARVLGTLMEKARTVPDTYPMSLNALVAGCNQKSSRDPVTNLSDAEVQEALDGLKRRSLAFTTRGSRTDRWEHNFQRAMVVPEQSAVLLGLLMLRGPQTAGELRIHSERWYRFADISSVEAFLEEMKDRPEERGGALVVQLPRAPGARETRWAHLLCGPVEVAAVDESPAPAVGAAGLAGRVAALEAEVAQLRAAFADLSAQLGLSPPGQAKTNDRA from the coding sequence ATGGAAGCACTGACTCTTACCGAAGCCCGCGTGCTTGGCACGCTCATGGAGAAGGCACGCACCGTGCCGGACACCTATCCGATGTCGCTCAACGCGCTGGTGGCCGGCTGCAACCAGAAAAGCAGCCGCGACCCCGTCACCAACCTGAGTGACGCGGAGGTGCAGGAGGCCCTGGACGGATTGAAGCGGCGCTCGCTAGCCTTCACGACCCGCGGAAGCCGCACCGATCGATGGGAACACAACTTCCAGCGTGCCATGGTGGTGCCGGAGCAGTCCGCCGTGCTGCTGGGCCTGCTGATGCTGCGCGGTCCCCAGACGGCTGGCGAGCTGCGCATCCACAGCGAGCGCTGGTACCGCTTTGCCGACATCTCCTCCGTGGAAGCCTTCCTGGAAGAAATGAAGGACCGGCCCGAGGAGCGCGGCGGCGCGCTGGTGGTGCAACTGCCGCGGGCACCGGGCGCCCGCGAAACACGCTGGGCCCACCTGCTGTGCGGGCCCGTGGAAGTGGCTGCGGTGGACGAGAGCCCGGCTCCGGCTGTGGGCGCCGCCGGCCTGGCCGGACGCGTCGCCGCCCTGGAAGCGGAGGTCGCCCAGCTGCGCGCTGCCTTCGCCGACCTCAGCGCCCAACTTGGTTTGTCGCCGCCCGGACAGGCCAAAACGAACGACCGTGCTTAA
- the purN gene encoding phosphoribosylglycinamide formyltransferase: protein MKNIVILISGGGSNMAAIVRAAQRDNWRERFGARVAAVVSNRADAGGLAFAREQGIATEVVDHKAFPSREAFDEALAAAIDSHQPALVVLAGFMRILTPGFVARYQGRLLNIHPSLLPAFPGLHTHQRAIEAGCKFHGATVHQVTAELDYGPILEQAVVPVLPHDTPEALAARVLTQEHQIYPRAVAELLPAL, encoded by the coding sequence ATGAAGAACATCGTGATCCTGATTTCCGGCGGGGGCTCCAATATGGCCGCCATTGTGCGCGCTGCCCAGCGCGACAACTGGCGCGAGCGTTTCGGCGCGCGCGTGGCGGCCGTGGTGAGCAACCGGGCGGATGCCGGCGGCCTGGCTTTCGCCCGCGAGCAGGGCATCGCCACCGAGGTCGTGGACCACAAGGCCTTTCCCAGCCGCGAGGCCTTCGACGAGGCCCTGGCCGCCGCCATCGACAGCCACCAGCCCGCGCTGGTGGTGCTGGCCGGCTTCATGCGCATCCTGACGCCCGGCTTCGTGGCGCGCTACCAGGGGCGCCTGTTGAACATCCATCCCTCGCTGCTGCCTGCCTTCCCCGGCCTGCACACGCACCAGCGCGCCATCGAGGCCGGCTGCAAGTTCCACGGCGCCACCGTGCACCAGGTGACGGCGGAGCTGGACTACGGCCCGATCCTGGAGCAAGCCGTGGTGCCCGTGCTGCCGCACGACACGCCCGAGGCGCTGGCCGCCCGCGTGCTGACGCAGGAACACCAGATCTACCCGCGCGCCGTCGCCGAACTCCTGCCCGCCCTGTAA
- the rpmG gene encoding 50S ribosomal protein L33, with protein MASKGGREKIKLESTAGTGHFYTTSKNKKTMPEKMSIMKFDPKARKHVEYKETKLK; from the coding sequence ATGGCTAGCAAAGGCGGTCGCGAAAAGATCAAGCTGGAGTCCACCGCGGGCACCGGCCACTTCTACACCACGAGCAAGAACAAGAAGACGATGCCTGAAAAGATGTCGATCATGAAGTTCGACCCGAAGGCTCGCAAGCACGTCGAGTACAAGGAAACGAAGCTGAAATAA
- a CDS encoding HNH endonuclease codes for MKVLKLSAQGLPQSWISLEQAVLHYAADQVRWEAGAEVAVFRGGINAHSGQQSIITVNSIIGTKGVPNINPFELKPGLTNGKLFARDRNICAYCSGLFHEEELTREHIVPFAQNGKDHWMNVVTACRCCNHRKGSRTPEQAGMSLIYTPYVPSLWEDFILRNRRILADQMEFLMAHLPKNSRLHDA; via the coding sequence TTGAAGGTATTGAAGCTGTCGGCCCAAGGGCTGCCCCAGTCGTGGATTTCGCTGGAGCAGGCCGTGCTGCACTATGCCGCCGACCAGGTGAGGTGGGAGGCAGGGGCAGAGGTCGCCGTTTTTCGGGGCGGCATCAATGCCCACAGCGGCCAGCAGTCGATCATTACGGTCAACAGCATCATCGGCACCAAGGGCGTGCCGAACATCAATCCCTTCGAGCTGAAGCCGGGGCTCACCAACGGCAAGCTGTTCGCGCGCGATCGCAACATCTGCGCCTATTGCAGCGGACTGTTCCACGAAGAAGAGCTTACCCGCGAGCACATCGTCCCCTTCGCCCAGAACGGCAAGGACCACTGGATGAACGTGGTGACGGCCTGCCGCTGCTGCAACCACCGCAAGGGCAGTCGCACGCCGGAACAGGCGGGCATGTCCCTGATCTACACGCCTTATGTTCCCAGCCTGTGGGAAGACTTCATCCTGCGCAATCGCCGCATCCTGGCGGACCAGATGGAGTTCCTGATGGCGCACCTGCCGAAGAATTCACGGCTGCACGACGCCTGA
- the rpmB gene encoding 50S ribosomal protein L28 — translation MARVCEVTGKGPMVGNNVSHANNKTKRRFLPNLQYRRFWVESENRFVRLRVSNAAVRLIDKNGIEAVLADMRARGQA, via the coding sequence ATGGCACGCGTGTGCGAAGTAACGGGCAAAGGCCCGATGGTCGGGAACAACGTTTCCCACGCCAACAACAAGACCAAGCGCCGGTTCCTGCCGAACCTGCAATACCGCCGTTTCTGGGTCGAGAGCGAGAACCGCTTTGTCCGCCTGCGCGTTTCCAACGCTGCGGTGCGCCTGATCGACAAGAATGGCATCGAAGCCGTGCTCGCAGACATGCGCGCCCGCGGCCAGGCTTAA
- a CDS encoding acyl-CoA dehydrogenase family protein → MDFNFSDEQEQLRDAVRKWVDRSYTFERRHGIVKAGGFDRAAYNELAELGLTGLYVPEEHGGMGMGPVEAMVVLEELGRGIVLEPLGASLAASGVLGAYGPDAVKAQWLPKIASGEALVVLAHQERKARYRLDQSEASATQAGGNWKLSGAKSVVPAGDQADAFLVPAQANGKIALFLVERSAQGVTTRGYPTVDEGRAAEVNFRDAPATLIAADGLPALEHAVDIAIACTCAEGVGAIDKTMELTAEYLNTRKQFGVTLATFQALRHRMADMKMQQELARSMSYYASLKLNAPAEERRRALARAKYQLGVSTRFVGQNSVQLHGGIGVTDEYVGSHYFRKLTQLELVYGDTLFQLGEVSERMTDTAGVFA, encoded by the coding sequence ATGGACTTCAATTTCTCCGACGAACAGGAACAGCTGCGCGACGCGGTCCGCAAGTGGGTGGACCGCAGCTACACCTTCGAGCGCCGGCACGGCATCGTCAAGGCCGGCGGCTTCGACCGCGCGGCCTACAACGAACTGGCGGAACTGGGGCTGACCGGCCTCTACGTGCCGGAAGAACACGGCGGCATGGGCATGGGCCCGGTCGAAGCGATGGTGGTGCTGGAAGAACTGGGCCGCGGCATCGTGCTGGAGCCGCTGGGCGCCTCGCTGGCCGCCAGCGGCGTGCTCGGCGCGTATGGCCCGGACGCGGTGAAGGCGCAGTGGCTGCCCAAGATCGCCTCCGGCGAAGCGCTGGTGGTGCTCGCGCACCAGGAGCGCAAGGCGCGCTACCGCCTGGACCAAAGTGAAGCCAGCGCCACGCAAGCGGGCGGCAACTGGAAGCTGAGCGGCGCCAAGAGCGTCGTGCCCGCAGGCGACCAGGCCGACGCCTTCCTGGTGCCGGCCCAGGCCAACGGCAAGATCGCCCTCTTCCTCGTCGAGCGCAGCGCGCAGGGCGTGACGACCCGCGGCTATCCGACCGTCGATGAAGGCCGCGCCGCCGAAGTGAACTTCCGCGACGCGCCCGCGACGCTGATCGCAGCCGACGGCCTGCCGGCGCTGGAACACGCCGTGGACATCGCCATCGCCTGCACCTGCGCGGAAGGCGTGGGCGCGATCGACAAGACGATGGAACTGACCGCGGAGTACCTCAACACCCGCAAGCAGTTCGGCGTCACGCTCGCCACCTTCCAGGCCCTGCGCCATCGCATGGCCGACATGAAGATGCAGCAGGAACTGGCGCGTTCCATGAGCTACTACGCTTCGCTGAAGCTGAACGCGCCGGCCGAAGAGCGCCGCCGCGCGCTGGCCCGCGCCAAGTACCAGCTGGGCGTGTCGACGCGCTTCGTCGGCCAGAACTCGGTGCAGCTGCATGGCGGCATCGGCGTGACCGACGAATACGTGGGCAGCCACTACTTCCGCAAGCTGACGCAGCTCGAGCTGGTCTACGGCGACACGCTGTTCCAGCTGGGCGAAGTGTCCGAGCGCATGACGGACACCGCGGGCGTGTTCGCCTGA
- a CDS encoding alpha/beta fold hydrolase — translation MMDRRGFLAAGGALLASGCATPAAGAAAPPVVFVHGNGDSASIWQTTIWRFESNGWPRERLHAIDLPYPLARDDDTKAQAGRTSTTEHMEYLRAEVDKVLQATGATRVVLVGNSRGGNAIRNYIANGDGAAKVSHAVLGGVPNHGIWVSLPGLPDGSEFSASSAFLKALNVPKDAAGDEVTGPVQWLTLRSDRNDKYAQPDGRWVGKAGQATGVGYDGPALKGATNIVLPRVDHRETAFSPAAFDAMFRFLTGHAPATLEIVPENEVVLAGKVTGLGVSSTDPASGNFSNNLPLPGAQLQVYALDPASGVRKGEPFTQGIGPDGHWGPLRATPGTPYEFVVSAPGYALTHIYRSAFPRSSDLVNLHPERIAAADREAPSLVIFTRPRGYFDPGRDRMVFDGQSPPPGALPGAGVASSRIKPAGGPRTVMGEFNGERIAGRSWPLANNEVSVLELTY, via the coding sequence CTGATGGACCGCCGCGGCTTCCTGGCGGCCGGCGGCGCGCTGCTCGCAAGCGGTTGCGCCACGCCGGCGGCCGGCGCAGCCGCCCCGCCGGTCGTGTTCGTCCACGGCAACGGCGACAGCGCCTCGATCTGGCAGACCACGATCTGGCGCTTCGAATCCAACGGCTGGCCGCGCGAGCGGCTGCATGCGATCGACCTGCCCTACCCGCTGGCGCGCGACGACGACACGAAAGCGCAGGCGGGCCGGACGTCCACCACCGAGCACATGGAGTACCTGCGCGCCGAAGTGGACAAGGTGTTGCAGGCCACCGGCGCGACCCGCGTCGTGCTGGTGGGCAACTCGCGCGGCGGCAATGCCATCCGCAACTACATTGCCAACGGCGACGGGGCGGCCAAGGTCAGCCACGCGGTGCTGGGGGGCGTCCCCAACCACGGCATCTGGGTGTCGCTGCCCGGCCTGCCGGATGGCAGCGAGTTCTCGGCCTCCAGCGCTTTCCTGAAGGCTCTGAACGTGCCCAAGGACGCGGCCGGCGACGAAGTCACGGGGCCGGTGCAGTGGCTCACGCTGCGTTCGGACCGCAACGACAAGTACGCGCAGCCGGATGGCCGCTGGGTCGGCAAGGCCGGTCAGGCCACGGGCGTCGGCTACGACGGCCCGGCGCTGAAAGGCGCGACCAACATCGTGCTGCCGCGGGTGGACCATCGCGAAACAGCGTTCTCGCCGGCGGCCTTCGACGCCATGTTCCGTTTCCTCACCGGCCACGCGCCGGCGACGCTGGAGATCGTGCCGGAGAACGAAGTCGTGCTCGCAGGCAAGGTGACCGGGCTGGGCGTGTCGTCCACCGACCCGGCCAGCGGCAATTTCTCCAACAACCTGCCGCTGCCAGGCGCGCAGTTGCAGGTGTACGCGCTGGATCCCGCGAGCGGGGTGCGCAAAGGCGAGCCCTTCACGCAGGGGATCGGTCCCGACGGCCATTGGGGACCGTTGCGAGCAACGCCCGGTACGCCCTACGAATTCGTGGTCAGCGCCCCCGGCTATGCCCTGACGCACATCTACCGCAGCGCTTTCCCGCGCTCGAGCGACCTGGTGAACCTGCATCCCGAACGCATTGCCGCGGCCGACCGCGAGGCTCCATCGCTGGTGATCTTCACGCGTCCGCGCGGCTACTTCGACCCGGGCCGCGACCGGATGGTTTTCGACGGCCAGTCGCCGCCGCCCGGGGCGCTGCCCGGAGCGGGCGTGGCCAGTTCGCGGATCAAGCCCGCAGGCGGGCCTCGCACCGTGATGGGGGAGTTCAACGGCGAACGCATCGCCGGTCGCAGCTGGCCGCTGGCGAACAACGAAGTGTCCGTTCTAGAACTGACGTACTAG